Part of the Erwinia amylovora genome is shown below.
GCTTCGATGTTCTCGCTGTTCAGCTATGTTGCTCCTTTACTGTTACAGGTTACCGGCATCAGTCAGCGCGGCGTCAGCTGGACGCTGTTTCTGATGGGGATTGGTCTGACCATCGGTAATCTGTTGGGCGGCAAGCTGGCAGACTGGAAGATATCATTTAGCCTGATCCTCAGTTTTACGCTGATTGCCGTGTTTTCACTGCTGTTTAGCTGGACCAGCCACTCTTTTTGGCCAGCGGAAATCACCCTGTTCTTCTGGGCAATGGCCATTTTCTCGATGATGCCGGCACTGCAGATAAACGTGGTGCGCCACGGTAAGGACGCACCGCACCTGGTGTCGACGCTCAACATCACCGCATTCAACCTTGGTAATGCTCTTGGTGCCTGGGTTGGCGGCGCGGCAATCGGTGGCGGTTACGGCCTGACGGCGGTACCGCTGGCGGCAGCGATAATGGCGGCCATCGGCCTGCTGGTCTGCCTGTATACCTTCCATGGCATACGCACGCGGCCGCTGGCCATAAAGGTTTAATTGAGATGCTGCTGCAGGCGTTGGCTGAACAGCCCAATCTGCTGATGCAGATGCTGGCTGAAAGCCTCAACCAGTGCGGATGCCGGCCGGTGGCGTGGTCGGATTAAACTGACGGTGAACGGCACCGCGACGCTGAAACGCCGAATCACCACTCCGCTGTCGGCGTAATCAAGCGCCGTCAGCGGATTGACAATCGACACGCCGACCCCCGCCCTGACCATACAACAGACTGAAGCCGCGCTGTGCGTTTCCATCACCATGCGCCGCTGTACTCCCTGTTCATTAAACATCGCGTCCAGCAGCTGCCGGTAGCTGTCGCTGCGTGACAGGCTGATATAGTTTTGGCTGGCAAAGTCCTGTGGTGTCAGACAGTTGCGCCCGGCCAACGGATGGCCCTGTGGCAGTACGCAGACTTCATCACCGGTGAACAGGGCGCAGCGCTCGGTACCTGCCGGAGTATGCGTGGTTTCGGTCAGCCCCAGGTCATAGCGCTGGGCCGACAGCCACTCTTCCAGCAGCGGCGATTCTTGCGGAATAATATTCAGGCTCAGATCGGGATAACGCTGCATAAACGGCTGGCACAGCAGCGGCAGCAGCGACTGGGCGAAGACCGGCAGACAGGCAAGCGACAGCTCGCCCTGGCGAAATTGCCGCAGTCCTTCTGCCGCACTGAGAATGCGGTCCAGCCCGTACCAGGATCGTTGCACTTCCTCAAACAGGCTCAAGCCCTGCACCGTTGGCTGCAGGCGTCCGCGCACCCGTTCAAATAGCTGCAGGCCGATCAGCTTTTCGAAGCGGGCCAGCTCACGGCTCACGGTAGGCTGCGAGGTGTGCAGCAGCGCAGCCGCCTCGGTTAAATTACCGGTGGTAACCACCGCATGAAAAATCTCGATATGACGCAGTGAAACGCCGGCCATCACTGACTCTCGCTCAACAAAGGGGGTTATGCCATATCATGGATGAATAGAGTGAGAT
Proteins encoded:
- a CDS encoding LysR family transcriptional regulator, coding for MAGVSLRHIEIFHAVVTTGNLTEAAALLHTSQPTVSRELARFEKLIGLQLFERVRGRLQPTVQGLSLFEEVQRSWYGLDRILSAAEGLRQFRQGELSLACLPVFAQSLLPLLCQPFMQRYPDLSLNIIPQESPLLEEWLSAQRYDLGLTETTHTPAGTERCALFTGDEVCVLPQGHPLAGRNCLTPQDFASQNYISLSRSDSYRQLLDAMFNEQGVQRRMVMETHSAASVCCMVRAGVGVSIVNPLTALDYADSGVVIRRFSVAVPFTVSLIRPRHRPASALVEAFSQHLHQQIGLFSQRLQQHLN